One genomic segment of Corvus moneduloides isolate bCorMon1 chromosome 23, bCorMon1.pri, whole genome shotgun sequence includes these proteins:
- the PIGV gene encoding GPI mannosyltransferase 2 isoform X2: MELWSREDPQLREVVWFAGRCRALALLLQAVFNLLIPDHSADAFSPPRLGAPGPWDALLERLLGGLGRWDAEHFLFIAERGYLFEHNCAFLPLFPLSLRALACLWPPQLRPRSRLLLSAALLNSLLSVLAAAALYALGRAVLRRRGEAFLAALLFSLSPASVFMAAAYSESMFAFLAFSAMWQLEKGQSWLSGLLFSLASGARANGLINAGFFLYSRSKGFALQLQVGSASVRKLPLMWKQVLSLASSAALMCAGISLPFALFQYYAYVRFCSPGTGLGQTVPEPLLQLARDKGYRVAGMDGAKPPWCSQRFPVVYSYIQDTYWNVGFLSTNPRHCLTLGLERSKSEEKGKPRDGFCGPAAFVYVVHATALLAFGFSCMHVQVLTRFLGSSSPILYWFPAHLLQEHEPLLWSTGTDNPTSAKPLLRTSPSSCGKGTPDNLVVRLLLNWRLITPLSKSILGFFLCYWLLGLILHCNFFPWT, from the exons ATGGAgctgtggagcagggaggaCCCCCAGCTCCGAGAGGTCGTGTGGTTTGCCGGGCGCTGCCgggccctggcactgctgctgcag GCTGTGTTTAACCTGCTGATCCCGGATCACTCTGCCGACGCCTTCTCCCCGCCGCGGCTGGGTGCGCCGGGCCCGTGGGACGCGCTGCTGGAGCGGCTGCTGGGCGGGCTGGGCCGCTGGGACGCCGAGCATTTCCTGTTCATCGCCGAGCGCGGGTACCTGTTCGAGCACAACTGCGCCTTCCTGCCGCTGTTCCCGCTGAGCCTGCGGGCCCTGGCGTGCCTGTGGCCCCCGCAGCTGCGGCCCCGCAGCCGCCTGCTGCTCTCGGCCGCGCTGCTGAACTCGCTGCTGTCCGTGCTGGCGGCCGCTGCCCTGTACGCGCTGGGCCGGGCGGTGCTGCGGCGGCGCGGCGAGGCCTTCCTGGCGGCCTTGCTCTtctccctcagccctgccagcgTGTTCATGGCAGCTGCCTACTCGGAAAGCATGTTTGCCTTCCTGGCCTTCAGTGCCAtgtggcagctggagaaggggcagagctggctcagTGGGCTGCTCTTCTCCCTGGCTTCTGGGGCCCGTGCCAACGGGCTGATTAACGCTGGCTTCTTCCTCTACTCCCGCAGCAAGGGCTTTGccctccagctgcaggtggGATCAGCATCCGTAAGGAAGCTCCCTCTGATGTGGAAGCAGGTGCTTAGCCTGGCATCTTCAGCAGCCCTGATGTGTGCCGgaatttctctgccttttgctttgtttcagtaCTATGCCTATGTGAGGTTCTGCAGCCCTGGCACGGGCCTGGGTCAGACCGTTCCCgagccactgctgcagctggcacGGGACAAGGGCTACCGTGTGGCAGGCATGGATGGGGCTAAACCCCCTTGGTGCTCCCAGCGCTTCCCTGTGGTCTATTCCTATATCCAAGACACTTACTGGAACGTGGGCTTTCTAAG CACAAACCCCCGGCACTGCCTGACTCTTGGTCTAGAGAGGAGTAAGAgtgaagagaagggaaagccAAGAGATGGATTTTGTGGCCCTGCTGCCTTCGTGTACGTGGTCCATGCCACGGCCCTGCTGGCATTTGGATTCTCTTGCATGCACGTGCAG GTGCTGACCCGGTTCCTTGGCTCCTCGTCTCCCATCCTGTACTGGTTCCCTGCTCACCTGCTTCAGGAACACGAGCCTTTACTCTGGAGCACAGGGACTGACAATCCAACCTCTGCGAAGCCTCTTCTCAGAACATCTCCCAGTTCCTGTGGGAAGGGGACTCCGGACAACCTCGTCGtgaggctgctgctgaactGGCGTTTGATCACGCCCCTCAGCAAGAGCATCCTGGGATTCTTCCTGTGCTACTGGCTGCTGGGACTGATCCTGCACTGCAACTTCTTCCCATGGACGTAg
- the PIGV gene encoding GPI mannosyltransferase 2 isoform X1 — MELWSREDPQLREVVWFAGRCRALALLLQAVFNLLIPDHSADAFSPPRLGAPGPWDALLERLLGGLGRWDAEHFLFIAERGYLFEHNCAFLPLFPLSLRALACLWPPQLRPRSRLLLSAALLNSLLSVLAAAALYALGRAVLRRRGEAFLAALLFSLSPASVFMAAAYSESMFAFLAFSAMWQLEKGQSWLSGLLFSLASGARANGLINAGFFLYSRSKGFALQLQVGSASVRKLPLMWKQVLSLASSAALMCAGISLPFALFQYYAYVRFCSPGTGLGQTVPEPLLQLARDKGYRVAGMDGAKPPWCSQRFPVVYSYIQDTYWNVGFLRYFELRQLPNFLLALPVTLLGSWAAWTYVSTNPRHCLTLGLERSKSEEKGKPRDGFCGPAAFVYVVHATALLAFGFSCMHVQVLTRFLGSSSPILYWFPAHLLQEHEPLLWSTGTDNPTSAKPLLRTSPSSCGKGTPDNLVVRLLLNWRLITPLSKSILGFFLCYWLLGLILHCNFFPWT; from the exons ATGGAgctgtggagcagggaggaCCCCCAGCTCCGAGAGGTCGTGTGGTTTGCCGGGCGCTGCCgggccctggcactgctgctgcag GCTGTGTTTAACCTGCTGATCCCGGATCACTCTGCCGACGCCTTCTCCCCGCCGCGGCTGGGTGCGCCGGGCCCGTGGGACGCGCTGCTGGAGCGGCTGCTGGGCGGGCTGGGCCGCTGGGACGCCGAGCATTTCCTGTTCATCGCCGAGCGCGGGTACCTGTTCGAGCACAACTGCGCCTTCCTGCCGCTGTTCCCGCTGAGCCTGCGGGCCCTGGCGTGCCTGTGGCCCCCGCAGCTGCGGCCCCGCAGCCGCCTGCTGCTCTCGGCCGCGCTGCTGAACTCGCTGCTGTCCGTGCTGGCGGCCGCTGCCCTGTACGCGCTGGGCCGGGCGGTGCTGCGGCGGCGCGGCGAGGCCTTCCTGGCGGCCTTGCTCTtctccctcagccctgccagcgTGTTCATGGCAGCTGCCTACTCGGAAAGCATGTTTGCCTTCCTGGCCTTCAGTGCCAtgtggcagctggagaaggggcagagctggctcagTGGGCTGCTCTTCTCCCTGGCTTCTGGGGCCCGTGCCAACGGGCTGATTAACGCTGGCTTCTTCCTCTACTCCCGCAGCAAGGGCTTTGccctccagctgcaggtggGATCAGCATCCGTAAGGAAGCTCCCTCTGATGTGGAAGCAGGTGCTTAGCCTGGCATCTTCAGCAGCCCTGATGTGTGCCGgaatttctctgccttttgctttgtttcagtaCTATGCCTATGTGAGGTTCTGCAGCCCTGGCACGGGCCTGGGTCAGACCGTTCCCgagccactgctgcagctggcacGGGACAAGGGCTACCGTGTGGCAGGCATGGATGGGGCTAAACCCCCTTGGTGCTCCCAGCGCTTCCCTGTGGTCTATTCCTATATCCAAGACACTTACTGGAACGTGGGCTTTCTAAGGTACTTTGAGCTCAGACAGCTCCCAAATTTCTTGCTTGCTCTGCCTGTCACCCTTCTGGGCTCATGGGCTGCCTGGACCTATGTCAGCACAAACCCCCGGCACTGCCTGACTCTTGGTCTAGAGAGGAGTAAGAgtgaagagaagggaaagccAAGAGATGGATTTTGTGGCCCTGCTGCCTTCGTGTACGTGGTCCATGCCACGGCCCTGCTGGCATTTGGATTCTCTTGCATGCACGTGCAG GTGCTGACCCGGTTCCTTGGCTCCTCGTCTCCCATCCTGTACTGGTTCCCTGCTCACCTGCTTCAGGAACACGAGCCTTTACTCTGGAGCACAGGGACTGACAATCCAACCTCTGCGAAGCCTCTTCTCAGAACATCTCCCAGTTCCTGTGGGAAGGGGACTCCGGACAACCTCGTCGtgaggctgctgctgaactGGCGTTTGATCACGCCCCTCAGCAAGAGCATCCTGGGATTCTTCCTGTGCTACTGGCTGCTGGGACTGATCCTGCACTGCAACTTCTTCCCATGGACGTAg